A stretch of Triticum aestivum cultivar Chinese Spring chromosome 1D, IWGSC CS RefSeq v2.1, whole genome shotgun sequence DNA encodes these proteins:
- the LOC123182148 gene encoding probable serine/threonine-protein kinase At1g01540 isoform X1, translating into MAGRERSARAVASPPPPPLLTNELSRRTPVLGLRLWVLVGLAVGAAFLLLLALVSVHLAVAARRRRPKGKAAAGAGAQPAPLSPATIPPVSKEIQEVAVHVGSLRHYLEMGAAYLKDGGKDGGESLCGSVAHGSQRVHIEAGKDRRMVACADAEAGSVQSDPASSVGAGPEVSHLGWGHWYTLRELDEATAGFAPDRVVGEGGYGIVYLGVFADGRQVAVKNLLNNRGQAEREFTVEVEAIGRVRHKNLVRLLGYCVEGAHRILVYEYVDNGNLEQWLHGDVGPVSPLSWDARMDIVLGTAKGITYLHEGLEPKVVHRDIKSSNILLDKRWNSKVSDFGLAKLLGSDSNYVTTRVMGTFGYLPPPPSQHLNCIHRCSALQKCELCLNLNRVPLLFLGSYVAPEYASTGMLNERSDVYSFGVLIMEIISGRCPVDYARPPTEVNLVEWLKKMVSNRDYEAVLDPKLPEKPSSKALKKALLVALRCVDPDSQKRPKMGHAIHMLEVDDFPYRDDRRTLRPCQGSPLEKSRRPVTESGHSSCYDGNSSTAATTPSRFQ; encoded by the exons ATGGCCGGGCGTGAACGGAGCGCGCGCGCAGtggcgtcgccgccgcccccgccgctgcTGACCAACGAGCTGTCgcgcaggacgccggtgctggGGCTGCGCCTCTGGGTGCTCGTCGGCCTCGCCGTGGGCGccgccttcctgctcctcctcgcgctcgtctCCGTCCACCTCGCGGTGGCCGCGCGGCGGCGCCGTCCcaaggggaaggcggcggcgggggcgggggcgcagCCAGCGCCGCTGTCGCCCGCGACCATCCCGCCTGTGTCCAAGGAGATCCAGGAGGTGGCCGTCCACGTGGGCTCCCTCCGCCACTACCTCGAGATGGGCGCCGCGTACCTCAAGGACGGCGGCAAGGACGGCGGCGAGTCGCTGTGCGGCAGCGTGGCGCACGGGTCGCAGCGCGTGCACATCGAGGCCGGCAAGGACCGGCGCATGGTAGCGTGCGCCGACGCGGAGGCCGGGTCCGTGCAGTCCGACCCGGCGTCGTCCGTGGGGGCGGGCCCCGAGGTGTCGCACCTCGGGTGGGGCCACTGGTACACGCTCCGGGAGCTGGACGAGGCCACCGCCGGCTTCGCCCCCGACCGCGTCGTCGGCGAGGGCGGCTACGGCATCGTCTACCTCGGCGTCTTCGCCGACGGCCGCCAGGTCGCCGTCAAGAATCTTCTCAACAACAG GGGGCAGGCGGAGAGGGAGTTCACGGTGGAGGTGGAGGCGATCGGCCGCGTCCGCCACAAGAACCTCGTCCGGCTGCTGGGCTACTGCGTCGAGGGAGCGCACCG GATCCTGGTGTACGAGTACGTCGACAATGGCAACCTGGAGCAGTGGCTTCACGGCGACGTCGGGCCCGTCAGCCCGCTCTCCTGGGACGCCCGGATGGACATCGTGCTCGGGACAGCCAAAGG GATCACGTACCTGCACGAGGGGCTGGAGCCCAAGGTGGTGCACAGGGACATCAAGTCGAGCAACATACTGCTGGACAAGCGGTGGAACTCCAAGGTCTCCGACTTCGGCCTCGCCAAGCTCCTCGGCTCCGACAGCAACTACGTCACCACCAGGGTCATGGGAACATTTGGgtacctccctcctcctccttctcagcaCCTGAACTGCATCCATCGTTGCAGTGCATTGCAAAAATGTGAGTTGTGTCTGAACTTGAATCGTGTCCCTCTGCTTTTTCTTGGCAGTTACGTGGCGCCGGAGTACGCGAGCACCGGCATGCTCAACGAGAGgagcgacgtgtacagcttcggggTCCTCATCATGGAGATCATCTCCGGCCGATGCCCGGTCGACTACGCCAGGCCTCCCACGGAG GTTAATCTGGTGGAGTGGCTGAAGAAGATGGTGAGCAACAGGGACTACGAGGCCGTTCTGGACCCGAAGCTGCCGGAGAAGCCGTCCTCcaaggccctgaagaaggcgctccTGGTGGCGCTGAGGTGCGTGGATCCCGACTCGCAGAAGCGGCCCAAGATGGGGCACGCCATCCACATGCTCGAGGTCGACGACTTCCCCTACCGAGAT GATCGTCGGACTCTGCGGCCGTGCCAAGGCAGTCCCCTGGAGAAATCAAGGAGGCCGGTGACAGAATCAGGCCATAGCAGCTGCTACGATGGCAACAGCAGCACCGCCGCCACTACGCCGTCCAGGTTCCAGTAG
- the LOC123182148 gene encoding probable serine/threonine-protein kinase At1g01540 isoform X2: protein MAGRERSARAVASPPPPPLLTNELSRRTPVLGLRLWVLVGLAVGAAFLLLLALVSVHLAVAARRRRPKGKAAAGAGAQPAPLSPATIPPVSKEIQEVAVHVGSLRHYLEMGAAYLKDGGKDGGESLCGSVAHGSQRVHIEAGKDRRMVACADAEAGSVQSDPASSVGAGPEVSHLGWGHWYTLRELDEATAGFAPDRVVGEGGYGIVYLGVFADGRQVAVKNLLNNRGQAEREFTVEVEAIGRVRHKNLVRLLGYCVEGAHRILVYEYVDNGNLEQWLHGDVGPVSPLSWDARMDIVLGTAKGITYLHEGLEPKVVHRDIKSSNILLDKRWNSKVSDFGLAKLLGSDSNYVTTRVMGTFGYVAPEYASTGMLNERSDVYSFGVLIMEIISGRCPVDYARPPTEVNLVEWLKKMVSNRDYEAVLDPKLPEKPSSKALKKALLVALRCVDPDSQKRPKMGHAIHMLEVDDFPYRDDRRTLRPCQGSPLEKSRRPVTESGHSSCYDGNSSTAATTPSRFQ, encoded by the exons ATGGCCGGGCGTGAACGGAGCGCGCGCGCAGtggcgtcgccgccgcccccgccgctgcTGACCAACGAGCTGTCgcgcaggacgccggtgctggGGCTGCGCCTCTGGGTGCTCGTCGGCCTCGCCGTGGGCGccgccttcctgctcctcctcgcgctcgtctCCGTCCACCTCGCGGTGGCCGCGCGGCGGCGCCGTCCcaaggggaaggcggcggcgggggcgggggcgcagCCAGCGCCGCTGTCGCCCGCGACCATCCCGCCTGTGTCCAAGGAGATCCAGGAGGTGGCCGTCCACGTGGGCTCCCTCCGCCACTACCTCGAGATGGGCGCCGCGTACCTCAAGGACGGCGGCAAGGACGGCGGCGAGTCGCTGTGCGGCAGCGTGGCGCACGGGTCGCAGCGCGTGCACATCGAGGCCGGCAAGGACCGGCGCATGGTAGCGTGCGCCGACGCGGAGGCCGGGTCCGTGCAGTCCGACCCGGCGTCGTCCGTGGGGGCGGGCCCCGAGGTGTCGCACCTCGGGTGGGGCCACTGGTACACGCTCCGGGAGCTGGACGAGGCCACCGCCGGCTTCGCCCCCGACCGCGTCGTCGGCGAGGGCGGCTACGGCATCGTCTACCTCGGCGTCTTCGCCGACGGCCGCCAGGTCGCCGTCAAGAATCTTCTCAACAACAG GGGGCAGGCGGAGAGGGAGTTCACGGTGGAGGTGGAGGCGATCGGCCGCGTCCGCCACAAGAACCTCGTCCGGCTGCTGGGCTACTGCGTCGAGGGAGCGCACCG GATCCTGGTGTACGAGTACGTCGACAATGGCAACCTGGAGCAGTGGCTTCACGGCGACGTCGGGCCCGTCAGCCCGCTCTCCTGGGACGCCCGGATGGACATCGTGCTCGGGACAGCCAAAGG GATCACGTACCTGCACGAGGGGCTGGAGCCCAAGGTGGTGCACAGGGACATCAAGTCGAGCAACATACTGCTGGACAAGCGGTGGAACTCCAAGGTCTCCGACTTCGGCCTCGCCAAGCTCCTCGGCTCCGACAGCAACTACGTCACCACCAGGGTCATGGGAACATTTGG TTACGTGGCGCCGGAGTACGCGAGCACCGGCATGCTCAACGAGAGgagcgacgtgtacagcttcggggTCCTCATCATGGAGATCATCTCCGGCCGATGCCCGGTCGACTACGCCAGGCCTCCCACGGAG GTTAATCTGGTGGAGTGGCTGAAGAAGATGGTGAGCAACAGGGACTACGAGGCCGTTCTGGACCCGAAGCTGCCGGAGAAGCCGTCCTCcaaggccctgaagaaggcgctccTGGTGGCGCTGAGGTGCGTGGATCCCGACTCGCAGAAGCGGCCCAAGATGGGGCACGCCATCCACATGCTCGAGGTCGACGACTTCCCCTACCGAGAT GATCGTCGGACTCTGCGGCCGTGCCAAGGCAGTCCCCTGGAGAAATCAAGGAGGCCGGTGACAGAATCAGGCCATAGCAGCTGCTACGATGGCAACAGCAGCACCGCCGCCACTACGCCGTCCAGGTTCCAGTAG